In one Paramisgurnus dabryanus chromosome 21, PD_genome_1.1, whole genome shotgun sequence genomic region, the following are encoded:
- the smpd2a gene encoding sphingomyelin phosphodiesterase 2a isoform X2, producing MIGELLDRERHDIVLLQEVWSEKDFMFLKRKLSNSHPYAHYFKSGVIGSGLAVFSKHKIQDAFIYQYSLNGYPYMLRHGDWFGGKAVGLVIIDVFGMKAHVYVTHLHAEYSRARDEYLPHRIVQSWELVQFVRHTSCGADVVILGGDLNMHPQDLGNRLLRAHTGLRDCYTETDTFDGCENGHTLIADNQFTKKQDLVPFEKGIRIDYILIKDSKTVSMKCESLSTTKGSVAHKPFPYSDHEALTAELALLQSEESKQQGQRNIRDSDTGVSEQINAVTEACAVVTEGLCCTETLQAKALNLTGGALLFLLLSLAMALLPCLCAGNLFSLTTTGLLVAVCSIALLSGASLYLFFTTHIKILKETEDQMKLTSDYLQSKLAGCRVAGSSSSDGSPELHPLSPFKWEE from the exons ATGATTGGAGAATTACTCGACCGAGAGCGGCATGACATCGTCCTGTTACAGGAA GTGTGGAGTGAAAAAGATTTTATGTTCTTGAAGAGAAAGCTCTCCAACTCTCATCCATATGCCCACTATTTTAAAAG TGGAGTTATTGGCAGTGGTCTTGCTGTGTTCTCCAAACACAAAATCCAAGATGCCTTCATCTACCAGTACTCCCTCAATGGGTATCCATACATG CTTCGCCATGGGGACTGGTTCGGGGGTAAAGCAGTCGGATTGGTCATTATAGACGTGTTTGGGATGAAGGCACACGTCTATGTTACACAT TTGCATGCAGAGTATTCAAGGGCTCGGGATGAATACTTGCCCCACAGAATTGTACAGTCGTGGGAACTAGTGCAGTTTGTGCG CCACACATCTTGTGGAGCAGACGTGGTGATTTTGGGAGGGGATTTGAACATGCACCCTCAAGACCTTGGAAACCGTCTCCTCAGAGCTCACACTGGACTCAGAGACTGCTATACCGAGACAGACACATTTGAC GGGTGTGAAAATGGCCACACACTCATAGCAGATAACCAATTTACAAAGAAGCAAGATCTTGTTCCTTTTGAGAAAGGCATCAGGATCGACTACATTCTCATAAAG GACTCGAAGACAGTGAGCATGAAATGTGAGTCCCTTTCCACCACCAAAGGTTCAGTGGCTCATAAACCCTTTCCATATTCTGACCATGAGGCTTTGACAGCTGAACTGGCCCTGCTACAGTCTGAAGAGAGCAAACAGCAGGGACAGAGGAACATCAGGGACTCAGATACTG GAGTATCAGAGCAGATAAATGCAGTCACAGAAGCATGTGCGGTGGTTACAGAAGGCTTGTGTTGCACAGAAACCCTGCAGGCCAAAGCCTTGAATCTGACGGGTGGAGCGCTTCTGTTTCTTCTGCTGTCTCTGGCCATGGCTCTCCTGCCCTGCTTATGTGCGGGCAACCTTTTCTCTCTCACCACCACAGGGTTATTGGTGGCCGTGTGCTCGATTGCCCTGCTGTCCGGAGCGTCGCTTTACCTTTTCTTCACAACGCACATCAAAATCCTGAAAGAGACCGAAGACCAGATGAAACTGACCTCAGATTACCTCCAGAGCAAACTGGCTGGGTGCAGAGTGGCTGGGTCTTCGTCTTCTGATGGCTCTCCAGAGCTTCATCCATTGAGTCCATTTAAATGGGAGGAGTGA
- the smpd2a gene encoding sphingomyelin phosphodiesterase 2a isoform X3, producing MTSSCYRNGVIGSGLAVFSKHKIQDAFIYQYSLNGYPYMLRHGDWFGGKAVGLVIIDVFGMKAHVYVTHLHAEYSRARDEYLPHRIVQSWELVQFVRHTSCGADVVILGGDLNMHPQDLGNRLLRAHTGLRDCYTETDTFDGCENGHTLIADNQFTKKQDLVPFEKGIRIDYILIKDSKTVSMKCESLSTTKGSVAHKPFPYSDHEALTAELALLQSEESKQQGQRNIRDSDTGVSEQINAVTEACAVVTEGLCCTETLQAKALNLTGGALLFLLLSLAMALLPCLCAGNLFSLTTTGLLVAVCSIALLSGASLYLFFTTHIKILKETEDQMKLTSDYLQSKLAGCRVAGSSSSDGSPELHPLSPFKWEE from the exons ATGACATCGTCCTGTTACAGGAA TGGAGTTATTGGCAGTGGTCTTGCTGTGTTCTCCAAACACAAAATCCAAGATGCCTTCATCTACCAGTACTCCCTCAATGGGTATCCATACATG CTTCGCCATGGGGACTGGTTCGGGGGTAAAGCAGTCGGATTGGTCATTATAGACGTGTTTGGGATGAAGGCACACGTCTATGTTACACAT TTGCATGCAGAGTATTCAAGGGCTCGGGATGAATACTTGCCCCACAGAATTGTACAGTCGTGGGAACTAGTGCAGTTTGTGCG CCACACATCTTGTGGAGCAGACGTGGTGATTTTGGGAGGGGATTTGAACATGCACCCTCAAGACCTTGGAAACCGTCTCCTCAGAGCTCACACTGGACTCAGAGACTGCTATACCGAGACAGACACATTTGAC GGGTGTGAAAATGGCCACACACTCATAGCAGATAACCAATTTACAAAGAAGCAAGATCTTGTTCCTTTTGAGAAAGGCATCAGGATCGACTACATTCTCATAAAG GACTCGAAGACAGTGAGCATGAAATGTGAGTCCCTTTCCACCACCAAAGGTTCAGTGGCTCATAAACCCTTTCCATATTCTGACCATGAGGCTTTGACAGCTGAACTGGCCCTGCTACAGTCTGAAGAGAGCAAACAGCAGGGACAGAGGAACATCAGGGACTCAGATACTG GAGTATCAGAGCAGATAAATGCAGTCACAGAAGCATGTGCGGTGGTTACAGAAGGCTTGTGTTGCACAGAAACCCTGCAGGCCAAAGCCTTGAATCTGACGGGTGGAGCGCTTCTGTTTCTTCTGCTGTCTCTGGCCATGGCTCTCCTGCCCTGCTTATGTGCGGGCAACCTTTTCTCTCTCACCACCACAGGGTTATTGGTGGCCGTGTGCTCGATTGCCCTGCTGTCCGGAGCGTCGCTTTACCTTTTCTTCACAACGCACATCAAAATCCTGAAAGAGACCGAAGACCAGATGAAACTGACCTCAGATTACCTCCAGAGCAAACTGGCTGGGTGCAGAGTGGCTGGGTCTTCGTCTTCTGATGGCTCTCCAGAGCTTCATCCATTGAGTCCATTTAAATGGGAGGAGTGA
- the smpd2a gene encoding sphingomyelin phosphodiesterase 2a isoform X1: MATERPAKLRVFSLNCWGIRFFSKHCSPRYEMIGELLDRERHDIVLLQEVWSEKDFMFLKRKLSNSHPYAHYFKSGVIGSGLAVFSKHKIQDAFIYQYSLNGYPYMLRHGDWFGGKAVGLVIIDVFGMKAHVYVTHLHAEYSRARDEYLPHRIVQSWELVQFVRHTSCGADVVILGGDLNMHPQDLGNRLLRAHTGLRDCYTETDTFDGCENGHTLIADNQFTKKQDLVPFEKGIRIDYILIKDSKTVSMKCESLSTTKGSVAHKPFPYSDHEALTAELALLQSEESKQQGQRNIRDSDTGVSEQINAVTEACAVVTEGLCCTETLQAKALNLTGGALLFLLLSLAMALLPCLCAGNLFSLTTTGLLVAVCSIALLSGASLYLFFTTHIKILKETEDQMKLTSDYLQSKLAGCRVAGSSSSDGSPELHPLSPFKWEE; encoded by the exons ATGGCAACCGAGCGGCCCGCCAAACTGCGCGTCTTTTCTCTCAACTGCTG GGGAATTCGATTCTTCAGTAAACACTGTTCACCGCGGTATGAGATGATTGGAGAATTACTCGACCGAGAGCGGCATGACATCGTCCTGTTACAGGAA GTGTGGAGTGAAAAAGATTTTATGTTCTTGAAGAGAAAGCTCTCCAACTCTCATCCATATGCCCACTATTTTAAAAG TGGAGTTATTGGCAGTGGTCTTGCTGTGTTCTCCAAACACAAAATCCAAGATGCCTTCATCTACCAGTACTCCCTCAATGGGTATCCATACATG CTTCGCCATGGGGACTGGTTCGGGGGTAAAGCAGTCGGATTGGTCATTATAGACGTGTTTGGGATGAAGGCACACGTCTATGTTACACAT TTGCATGCAGAGTATTCAAGGGCTCGGGATGAATACTTGCCCCACAGAATTGTACAGTCGTGGGAACTAGTGCAGTTTGTGCG CCACACATCTTGTGGAGCAGACGTGGTGATTTTGGGAGGGGATTTGAACATGCACCCTCAAGACCTTGGAAACCGTCTCCTCAGAGCTCACACTGGACTCAGAGACTGCTATACCGAGACAGACACATTTGAC GGGTGTGAAAATGGCCACACACTCATAGCAGATAACCAATTTACAAAGAAGCAAGATCTTGTTCCTTTTGAGAAAGGCATCAGGATCGACTACATTCTCATAAAG GACTCGAAGACAGTGAGCATGAAATGTGAGTCCCTTTCCACCACCAAAGGTTCAGTGGCTCATAAACCCTTTCCATATTCTGACCATGAGGCTTTGACAGCTGAACTGGCCCTGCTACAGTCTGAAGAGAGCAAACAGCAGGGACAGAGGAACATCAGGGACTCAGATACTG GAGTATCAGAGCAGATAAATGCAGTCACAGAAGCATGTGCGGTGGTTACAGAAGGCTTGTGTTGCACAGAAACCCTGCAGGCCAAAGCCTTGAATCTGACGGGTGGAGCGCTTCTGTTTCTTCTGCTGTCTCTGGCCATGGCTCTCCTGCCCTGCTTATGTGCGGGCAACCTTTTCTCTCTCACCACCACAGGGTTATTGGTGGCCGTGTGCTCGATTGCCCTGCTGTCCGGAGCGTCGCTTTACCTTTTCTTCACAACGCACATCAAAATCCTGAAAGAGACCGAAGACCAGATGAAACTGACCTCAGATTACCTCCAGAGCAAACTGGCTGGGTGCAGAGTGGCTGGGTCTTCGTCTTCTGATGGCTCTCCAGAGCTTCATCCATTGAGTCCATTTAAATGGGAGGAGTGA